In the Telopea speciosissima isolate NSW1024214 ecotype Mountain lineage chromosome 2, Tspe_v1, whole genome shotgun sequence genome, one interval contains:
- the LOC122649467 gene encoding uncharacterized protein LOC122649467, giving the protein MDNQRIPPLSWGYYYQGKNMDELRHSLLYTTLELETTKLAAQEEIRKREEQMNRLQDLLNRAIRERDEAQDKCQRLLVEKLLLLQQQHQHLQQPQQNTPLSGISSIEDEARRGGDSNTGISSSDCEESIVSSPVMDPIPPPPLQPPSSATTTTTTTPTSGMATVQLPSEKPLPEKGKLLQAVMKAGPLLQTLLLAGPLPQWRHPPPQLDSFEIPPVAITSPPTPHLLHQDSVIGINGDINNTGGGIAKRKRGLMVCEGSDSSTKYQRVVLR; this is encoded by the exons ATGGACAATCAGAGAATTCCACCTCTTAGCTGGGGTTATTACTACCAAGGAAAG AACATGGACGAGCTGAGGCATTCCCTCTTGTACACAACTCTGGAGCTAGAAACAACGAAGCTAGCAGCTCAAGAGGAgataaggaagagagaagaacaaaTGAACCGTCTTCAAGATCTCTTAAACAGAGCCATCAGGGAGAGAGATGAAGCACAAGACAAATGCCAAAGACTACTCGTGGAGAAGCTCTTACTCCTTCAGCAACAGCATCAACATCTCCAACAACCCCAACAAAATACCCCTCTTTCTGGGATCTCAAGCATTGAAGATGAAGCCAGAAGAGGTGGTGATTCCAACACTGGCATATCTTCCTCGGATTGTGAAGAAAGCATCGTTTCATCTCCTGTGATGGACCCaattccaccaccaccattacaaCCACCCTcatcagcaacaacaacaacaacaacaacaccaaCATCAGGAATGGCAACAGTACAATTACCATCAGAGAAGCCATTACCAGAAAAGGGTAAGCTTTTGCAGGCAGTGATGAAAGCTGGGCCATTACTTCAGACCCTTTTACTGGCAGGTCCTCTCCCTCAGTGGCGACACCCACCTCCCCAACTTGACTCCTTTGAAATTCCACCAGTTGCCATTACCTCACCACCAACACCTCACCTCCTGCATCAAGACTCTGTGATCGGCATCAATGGCGACATCAACAACACCGGTGGTGGAATTGCTAAAAGGAAAAGAGGTTTAATGGTTTGTGAAGGTTCTGATTCTTCCACAAAGTATCAAAGAGTTGTTCTCCGATGA